The genome window AGGTTGGGTTGGGCGCCGTTGGGACGAAAACGGTATAGCTACCATCAACATGTTCATCGGTGATGAAGGCTGAGACAAGGGTGTCATTCTCGAATATCTGGGCAAGAGCTACCGAAGAAAAGGGAGACTTTTTCTTTCCCAGAAACTGGTATACAGTTTCTTTGATCAACGAGTAACCCGGGAATTTCAGCAGAATCCTCGATTCCAGAAGCGAGTGAAACCATTTGCCAAGCCTTGTCCGCACGGTGACGCCAACAACGAAGCAAGCCATAATCAAAAGGATAATCACCAGAACGTCCACCACGACACCTTGCAGGTGGGACTTAGTCATTAGGAATGTTGTGAGGGGATTTATCACTTTTCGGACCAATCCGAATACCCAATTCAAGATAAACAGGAATAT of Anaerolineae bacterium contains these proteins:
- a CDS encoding DUF502 domain-containing protein, translating into MKRASEFFKSILVGGILVILPSAIFLFILNWVFGLVRKVINPLTTFLMTKSHLQGVVVDVLVIILLIMACFVVGVTVRTRLGKWFHSLLESRILLKFPGYSLIKETVYQFLGKKKSPFSSVALAQIFENDTLVSAFITDEHVDGSYTVFVPTAPNPTSGNIYHLHRNYVHPVDVSVEDTMRSIIGCGAGSSRLIAKYKEGGQPNTPGNGVKST